From the bacterium genome, the window TTTATCAGGAAGGCAGGGATACCTGGATTTTAAACGGCCGGCCTGCCGGAAAAGCAGCCATGCCTCTTGTGCTGTAGAATATATCCGGGAGTTAGTAATGCTAACGTTTGACTTTTATGCCGGATTGTTGCGGCATTAAAAAACAATCATCTAAATCCTGTCAATTTATTTTTATGATCGATACCATCATCTTTGACGCCGACGGCGTGATCTTAGACAGCGAAAAACTGTGGGACAAGGGCCAGGAAGAGTTTCTGAAACGGAGGGGTTTCAAATACGACCGGGATAAACTGAAGCACCTGTTGACCTCCACTTCCCCGGCCGAGGGGGTGCTGGTGATGCAGAAGCATTATGGCTTTACCGGAGATCAGGATGTTCTGGCCCGGGAAAGGATCGCGATAGTGAGAAGCCTGTTCGAGACCGAGCTGTCCATGGTGGACGGATTTCTGGAATATTTCAATTCCATAAAAAACACCCACAAGACCTGCATCGCCACTTCTTTGGACAATGAACTTTTGGCCATCGCCGGCAACAAGCTCGGCCTGGCCGGGCTTTTCGGACCCAATATCTTCACCATCGCCCAGGTGGGGCACAAGGGAAAACCCGATCCGGCCATTTTTCTGTATGCCGCCCAACAATTAAGCTCCCGGCCGGAGCAGTGTCTGGTGATAGAAGATTCGCCGTACGGGATCACGGCCGCCAAACGGGCCGGGATGCGGTGCATCGGCCTGGCCACCACCTATGGCCAAGAGATGCTTTCCCAAGCGGACGTGGTGGTCCAGAGGTTCGATCAGATAACAAACCAGTACTAAAAAGAGTCCGGGGCCGGTTTCCTCTTGCAAAAACCGGACAAAAGATTTATAATGAAAAATCTCGGGACTCAAGCCAGACGGATACTTACCGCTTCAGCAAAAAGCCTGGGGAACAGGGACGGGGCCATATTGAGCAGTAAAATCAATATCCAATAAATTAAAAGGAGTTTCAGGCACTATGGACATCAGAAAAGAGCTGGAGGTGGCGGGCATCAAGACCACCAAAAACATCTACCGCAACCTGCCGGCCTCGGTTTTGATAGAGAGATCGCTGGCTGCCGGAGACGGCATTCTGGCCTCCAACGGAACCCTGGTGGTCAAGACCGGGGAACGGACCGGGCGCTCGCCCAACGACAAGTTCATAGCCGAGGAACCGTCCATCAAGGACCAGATTGCCTGGGGCAAGGTCAATGTCAAATGTCCGCCGGAGCAGTTTGACAAGCTTTTGAAAAAATCCCACGATCACCTGAAGGACCGGGATATATACGTTTTTGACGGCTTTGCCGGCGGCGATCCCAAGTACCGGCTGGCGGTGCGGGTGATCACCGACACCATCTGGCACGCCCTGTTCGCCAACACCCTGTTCATCCGTCCCACCGCCCAGGAACTGGAAAACTTCGCACCCGGTTTTACCGTGATGGGCTGCGGCAGCCTTAAGGCCGACCCCAAAGCTG encodes:
- a CDS encoding HAD family phosphatase; the encoded protein is MIDTIIFDADGVILDSEKLWDKGQEEFLKRRGFKYDRDKLKHLLTSTSPAEGVLVMQKHYGFTGDQDVLARERIAIVRSLFETELSMVDGFLEYFNSIKNTHKTCIATSLDNELLAIAGNKLGLAGLFGPNIFTIAQVGHKGKPDPAIFLYAAQQLSSRPEQCLVIEDSPYGITAAKRAGMRCIGLATTYGQEMLSQADVVVQRFDQITNQY